CACTAAACTATTTGTTTTGCGGTTAAATAGGTACAGTGAACCAACGCGTGCATTTAAATAGCTGCACATTCTGGAAACTACGTGATTGCAGAGTTCATCTACCTCTTGTTCTCCACGTAAAGACTCATTGATGGCTGATGCTCCGGAGAGCATCCAGTTTTTAGCTTCATTTTCAGCAGATACTTTTTCCAGTTCTTCATTGCTTTCCCTGATTCTGAGCTCTGTTGATTTCTGCTCGTCAAATGTCCTTTTTATATAAGAGGACAGGAACAGGATCAGGCAAAATATGATGAGTGCACTGACCAAGACAATTGCAATGGTTTGCGAACTTTTTTCTGCTGCTGTAACTTGCCTTTCTTTTAGCAATTTCATTTCCAGGTCGATGATGTTCTCGCTGATGTGCAACATTTGGTCTTTAAAGAATTTCCCTCTGTCGGTCATCATCCGCGTTACCGCCTGATCCTTTCCTGAGATAGAATTGGCCTGCAGAATTTCCTGCATGTCCAGTATTTTCTTTGTGGCGTAAAACTCCAGTGAGTCTACCCGTGCTACCTGTTCTGGCCTGTCATGAACTAGTTTTTTAAGCTCATGGATGCTCGGAATGATCTTGGTAGAGTTTTTACTGTAAGGATCTATGTAGCTGTGTTTTTGCGTAATTACAAATCCTCTTAAACCGGTTTCGGTATTAAGTAATTCTGTCTCAATACGCTGCGTTAGGTTAATGACCTGATAGGTGTGGGTTTGCCAAAAGTTGCTTTCATTTAAAGATTTTACACTATAGTAAGAAGTAACTGCAGAAATCAGCACAAAGATCAGCGATATTGCAAAGCCTGCTAATACTTGTTGTTTAAAGGATAGTTTAAACATAGAATATGATTTAAATAGGGGCCTTCATGACGATGGCGTGATAAATGTAAGGAATGCTAAACAATTAGTTGAATTTAATCTAATTTTGTTGAATGATTTTATACGGAATACCCAATTGTAATACAGTAAAAAAAGCGCAAACCTGGTTAAAGGAAAAAGGTTTGCAATATGAATTTCATGATTTTAAAAAGAAAGGAATTTCTGAAGAGAAGCTTAGGGAATGGTGCCTGGCTTTTGGCTGGGAAAAAGTACTGAACAAAAATGGGACAACCTGGAAGAAGTTGAGTGATGAGGAAAAAGGGAGTGTTGCAGATGAAGGTTCTGCCATTGCTGTGCTGCTGAAAAATACCAGCGCCATTAAGCGCCCGGTTTTAGAACAAGAAGGAAAAGCGGTTTTAATTGGATTTGATGAAGCGGCCTACGCAGCTAAGTTTAGCTAATGCGTTAAACAGTTAATGTTAATTTTTGTTAAACTCTGTACTGAAGTGTAAAACTCAACTAAATTTGAAAGACATGAAAATACTGAAACAACTCCTGATATTCTTTACACTTGTAACTCCGATTGGGCTGTTGGCGCAGTCTAAAGTAAGTGGAAATGTATACGATTATGATAATAAATCTTTTCCCTTACAGAAGGTTACGGTAAGAAACTTAAGTAATAAACAAGTTGTAACGACTAAGGCTGCCGGACAGTTTGAAATTTTGGCTAAGCAGGGCGACGTACTTGAATTTACACTTTTAGGCTACCATACAGACTCCTTATATTTGGTAGATTTGAAGCCTAAAACAGTTCTTTTGCCTACCAATTCTACTGCTTTGAAAGAAGTAAATATACGGGCTGCTACGGTTTCTCCTTACCTTAATGCAGGCCCTGATCCAAATGCAAAAGCACCTACGCGTGTAGGCACTGATGGTTTGGAAGGAAAGAAAAATACCGATCGTGCGGGCGGGATAACTTTTGCCCTGGGACATAACAGGTATAAAAAGGATCAGCAGAAAGCGCGTATGCTGGACGCCAGGGATAGCCTGGAAACAGAAATAAGACTTAATTTTAATGAGAAAACGGTAGAAGAACTGACCAAGTTTAAGGGGCAGGAACTTAAAGATTTTATTGCTTATTTCCGCCCTTCTGTAGCCAGGGTAAAAAGTGAACGACCTTTTAATTATGCATATTATATTGCAGAAGCAAAACAAACCTGGTTAAAAATACCCGTTGAACAACGCAAACTGGCTCCTATGCCTAAGCTTAAAGCAAATTAGTTTTATCCCAATACCAAACAAAATTTATATGAATAAAAAAATGTTTACCCTTCTTTTGAATCTGTTGGTTTGCGGCCTGAGCTTTAACAGCTGGGCACAGCAGCCCGCGGTTACAGGTAGCTATGATTCTCAAGCTGCATTTGGCCCAATTTTTTATCCTCAGGCCGGAAATGAATTTCGTTCAGCAAGCGGATATCCGGGACCAAAGTACTGGCAAAATAAAGCTGATTATAACATTGTAGCAAACCTGGACGAGGCTACCAATACGGTTAATGGTACGGTAACCATAACTTATAAAAATAATAGTCCGGATAAGTTGCCTTATTTGTGGCTTCAACTGGATCAGAATCTTTTTGCAGAGAAGTCTCGCGGAAGTGAAATGATTGCTGCCGGAAGCCGATACGGTGCCAGGGGAGAAAAGGTGAGTGGTGGTTATAAAATTTCAGGACTTACGGTTACTGAAAAAGCAAAGCCGGTAAAATTTACCTCCCTTATTGAGGATACCAGGATGCAAATCCGTCTTGAGGAGCCATTGGCTGCTGCTGGAGATGTTGTGACCATTAAAATGGATTTTAGCTTTGTAATTCCAATCAACGGATCAGACAGGATGGGCCATTTAAAGACCAAGAATGGTGAGGTGTTTACTATTGCGCAATGGTTTCCAAGGATGTGTGTGTATGACGATATTTTAGGTTGGAATACTTTACCCTATTGGGGGGCTGGTGAGTTTTATTGCGAGTATGGAGATGTTGATTTCGCAATTACTGCGCCTGCAAGCCACATCGTTATGGGCTCAGGAGAATTGACCAATCCACAGGAGGTTTTTACAGCAGAACAGTTGAAACGCTGGCAGGCGGCTAAAGTTAGCGACCAAAAAGTTGCTATCCGTTCTGAAGCTGAAGTTACAGATGCTAAATCCAGACCTGCAAAAGATAAGCTGACCTGGAAATTTAAAATGAACAACACACGGGATGTGGCTTGGGCTTCTTCAAAAGCTTTTGTATTGGATGCGGCACGTATTAACTTGCCGAGCGGAAAAAAGGCAATGGCGGTGTCTGCACAACCTGTAGAGAGTAATGGAAACGATAGTTATGGCAGGGGCGTAGAATATGTAAAAGCTTCTATTGAGCATTATTCTAACAAATGGTTTGAATATCCTTATCCAATGGCGGTGAACATTGCCTGTAATATCAGTGGTATGGAATATCCTGGCATTGTGTTTTGTGGATGGAGAAGTAAAAACGCTGATGCCTGGGGAGTGGTGGATCATGAATTTGGCCACAGCTGGTTTCCTATGATTGTAGGTAGTAACGAACGTAAATACGGCTGGATGGATGAGGGTTTTAATACCTTTATTAATGGCTTATCAACTGCTGCATTTAACAATGGCGAATATAAAGAGGGACGCCCTGACATGCACCAGGTGGCTAAATATTTGTCTAATCCATCATTGGAAAATATTATGCTGATGCCCGACGGGATGAGGGAGTCCAATATTGGTACTAATCTTTATTCTAAACCTTCCTGGGGATTGGAAATTTTGCGCAACCAGATTATTGGAGCGGACAGGTTTGATTATGCTTTTAAAAACTACATTAAAAACTGGGCTTTTAAGCACCCTGGACCATACGATTTTTTCCATGCCATGGAAAATGGTGCTGGTGAGGATCTAGCCTGGTTTTGGAGGGGTTGGTTTTTAGAGAACTGGAGTATGGACCAAGGCATCGTTAGTGTTAAGGAAGTACAAAAAAATGGTGTTAGTGATGGTTGTAATATTGTGATCGCAAACCTTGGTAAACTACCAATGCCAATTATATTGGGCATAACCACGAAAAGTGGTAAGAAGGAAATCGTAAAGGTTTCTGTAGATATTTGGATGCGCAACAGCAATTGGACCGTACATTATCCGGGTTCTGAAGAAGTGGTAGCTGTAGTGATTGATCCTGAGAAGGTATTGCCGGATGCAAATGAGGGTAATAATACCTGGAATAAGTAAGAACTAAATAGAAATAGAAAAAGGCCCTCAGGGCCTTTTTCTATTTAAAACTGTCTCTTAATTTAGCTAAGTCAAGCTCAGGTTCTGGAGTATCTAGTCTAATCAGCCAGCCTTTACTTTTTAACAGGGTGATGTCTACTTTAGCTACAGAAAGATCCTTGCCTTTTAGGTTTTCATGGTAAACTAGTGGTTTTGGTGGTGCAATGTCGCTGGTGGCATAAAACAGGATTTCTAACCTGAATTTCGGCCAGAGTTGTATGTCGCCCATATTGGCAGAATAAATCTTTTTGCTGCTGTGTGCGGCAAGAGGCCCTGCAAATTCGCTTTTATAGAAGTCTGATTTTTCGGTAGTCAGTACAGCCATCAAACCAAATGAACTCTCATTAACCAGATGAAAGTGCGCCACTGAAGCACTATGCTGATCACTCACCAAAGCAAGGTAAATACCTTCTTTTACAAAAATAGCAGGGGTTGCTACTTTGGCCAAAGGTCTGTTGTTGACAACATTGTCATTATCTGGAATGTCGCCGTGTACCAGGGTCACTTTTGTTGCCAGTACAGGTATTTCAAAATCATTGGCATCTGTAACGCCAACCATCTCCTTATCTATTATGCGGGTTACATACCCCTCTAAATTCTCGTCTACAAAACGGACAAAATCTCCTAATTTTAATTCCATACCTCAAACTTACTGAATCTTATTAATTTTGCAGCATGGAAGGAAAGGAACAGGTTAATAATCCGCTTCATGGAAAAACATTAGAGTTTATCCTTAAACAGCTGGTGTGGCATTACGGCTGGGAAGAACTGGGGCAGCTGATTAAAATAGCATGTTTTAATAACAATCCTACAATGAATTCCAGTTTAAGATTTCTGCGCAAAACCGACTGGGCACGTAAAAAGGTAGAAAAACTATACCTCAATACCTTTCATTAGTTTTATTTTAGGCAAGCAGAAGGTAAATTGAGGTAAAGTTGAAGTTAACCTGAAGTTTTCCTTACTCTTTAGTTGCAGTTTCATTGTCTATTCTTTAACGAATGACAACTAAAGGGCAAAGAAAGGTGTACCAATGGGTAATGAAAGGGCAAAGAAGTGTTCAGCTTACCTTCAACTTAACTCCAGCATACTGTCAGCTTACCATAAAAGTTTCGGATTAAATGTTTAGTAAACCAATTGCCCTGCAGAATTATTTTTGGTAACGTATTGATTTTTAAATTACAATGTGCTACCTTTGCAGTCCCTTAGTAAGGGGTAAAGTTTTTAAACATTAATTAGTAACAAAATCATCAATGCCAACCATTCAACAATTAGTTAGAAAAGGTAGAGTAGCACTGGAGTTCAAGAGTAAGTCTCCTGCGTTGGACAGCTGTCCACAGCGAAGAGGTGTATGTACACGTGTATATACCACTACCCCTAAAAAACCAAACTCAGCAATGCGTAAAGTTGCACGTGTACGTTTAACCAATGGAAAAGAGGTGAATGCCTATATCCCTGGTGAAGGTCACAATTTACAAGAGCACTCTATCGTGTTGATTCGTGGTGGTCGTGTTAAAGATTTACCAGGTGTACGTTATCACATCATCCGTGGAGCATTAGATACTTCAGGAGTTGCTGGTCGTAACCAACGTCGTTCAAAATATGGCACTAAACGTCCTAAGCCAGGACAGGTAGCTGCTGCACCAACTAAAGGTAAAAAGAAATAATCAGGAGGAAAAATAATGAGAAAGTCAAAACCAAAAAAGAGAATTATCCTTCCTGATCCAAAATTCAATGATGTTCAGGTAACAAGGTTTGTAAACAATATGATGTACGATGGAAAAAAATCTATCGCTTATTCTATTTTTTATGATGCAGTGGAACTAGCTGAGAAAAAAACCAGTGAGAACGGATTAGAAGTATTTAAACGTGCTTTAACAAACATTATGCCTGCAGTAGAGGTTAAATCCCGTCGTGTAGGTGGTGCAAACTTCCAGGTTCCAACTGAGGTAAGACCTGACCGTAAAATTGCTTTAGGCATGAAATGGTTAATTTCTTACGCTCGTAAGCGTGGTGAAAAAACCATGAAGGAAAAATTAGCAGGTGAAATTGTTTCAGCAGCTAAAGGTGAAGGTGCAGCCGTTAAGAAAAAAGAAGATACGCATAAAATGGCTGAAGCCAACAAAGCATTCTCTCACTTCCGTTTCTAATAATTGAAATTATATAATGTCAAGAGATTTAAGATTTACAAGAAATATCGGAATTGCAGCTCACATTGATGCAGGTAAAACTACAACAACTGAGCGTATCCTTTACTATGCTGGTGTTAGTCATAAAATTGGTGAGGTGCACGAAGGTGCAGCTACCATGGATTGGATGGCACAAGAGCAGGAGCGTGGTATTACCATTACTTCTGCTGCTACAACAGTAGGATGGAAATACAGAGGTCAGAGTTACCACATTAACATCATTGATACACCAGGACACGTGGATTTTACCGTAGAGGTAAACCGTTCGTTACGTGTATTGGATGGGTTGGTGTTTTTGTTTTCGGCTGTAGATGGTGTTGAGCCTCAGTCTGAAACTAACTGGCGTTTGGCTAACAACTATAACGTTGCCCGTATTGGTTTCGTGAACAAAATGGACCGTTCTGGTGCAGATTTCCTTAAAGTTGTTGGACAGGTTAAAAGCATGTTGGGCAGTAATGCTGTTCCTTTGCAATTACCAATCGGTGCTGAAGATAATTTCAAAGGTGTAGTTGATTTGATCAACAACCGTGGTATCGTTTGGAATGAGCATGATAAAGGTATGACCTTTACTGAAGTGCCAATTCCTGAAGATATGATTGATGAAGTTGCTGAGTGGAGAGAGAAATTATTAGAATCTGTGGCTGATTATGATGAATCTTTGATGGAGAAATTCTTTGAAGATCCAAATTCAATCACTGAGCGTGAAATCCTTGATGCTTTACGTAAAGCAGTTTTGGATGCAACAATTGTTCCTATGGTTTGTGGTTCATCTTTCAAAAATAAAGGTGTACAGACGATGTTGGATTACGTGATGGAATTATTGCCTTCACCGATGGATTCTGAAGGTATTGTTGGAACTAATCCTGAAACAGGAGAAGAAATATTGCGTAAGCCAGATGAAAAAGAGCCTTTTGCAGCTTTAGCTTTTAAAATTGCAACGGATCCTTTTGTTGGTCGTTTATGCTTTATCCGCGTATATTCAGGTAACCTTGAAGCAGGTTCATATATCTACAATGCACGTTCTGAGAACAAAGAGCGTATTTCACGTATCTTCCAGATGCACGCAAACAAGCAAAACCCAATTCCTAACGTAGGTGCTGGTGATATTGCTGCTGTTGTAGGTTTTAAGGATATTAAAACCGGTGATACACTTTGCGAAGAGAAAAACCCAATTGTTCTGGAATCAATGGTATTCCCTGAGCCGGTTATCGGATTGGCAATTGAGCCTAAAACTCAGGCTGATGTTGATAAATTGGGTATGGGCTTATCTAAACTTGCTGAAGAAGATCCTACTTTCAGGGTTCAGACAGACGAGGAAACTGGTCAGACTGTAATTTCTGGTATGGGTGAGCTTCACTTAGATATCTTGATTGACCGTTTGAAACGCGAGTTTAAAGTTGAGGTTAACCAGGGTGCGCCACAAGTAGCATACAAAGAAGCAATCAACGGAACTATCCAACACCGTGAGACGTATAAAAAACAATCTGGTGGTCGTGGTAAATTCGCGGATATTCAGGTTATTATTTCTCCAATTGATGCTGATTTCGAAAAGGGTGGTTTACAGTTTGTAAACGAAATTACAGGTGGTTCAATTCCACGTGAGTTTATTCCTTCAGTAGAGAAAGGTTTTGCAGCTTCTATGGCTAACGGAGTATTGGCTGGTTATCCACTACCAGACATGAAAGTTCGTTTAATTGATGGTTCATTCCACGCAGTCGATTCAGATGCTTTATCATTTGAACTTGCAGCTAAAATGGCTTACCGTGAGGCATTGCCTAAATGTAATCCGGTATTGATGGAGCCAATCATGAAAATTGAGATTTTGACTCCAGAGGAAAACATGGGTGATGTAATTGGTGACATGAACCGTCGTCGTGGTCAGCTTTTAGGTATGGATACCCGTAACGGATCACAAGTAATTAAAGCAACTGTACCACTTTCGGAAATGTTCGGTTATGTAACTCAGTTGCGTACCATCACTTCAGGTCGTGCAACGTCTACTATGGAATTTGATCACTACGATCCAGCTCCTAAAAACGTACAGGATGAAGTAATTGCTAAATCTAAAGGAAGAATTAAATCAATAGATTAATTTAAAAAATTGGCAGCTGGTTATTAATAGCTCTAACCAGCCGCCTTTATTAACATATATTATGAGCCAAAGAATCAGAATTAAATTGAAATCTTACGATTACAATCTGGTAGATAAATCTGCTGAGAAAATCGTAAAAACTGTTAAGCCTACGGGTGCAGTTGTTAGCGGACCAATTCCGTTGCCTACAGAGAAAAAAATCTTTACTGTTTTGCGTTCACCACACGTGAACAAAAAAGCAAGAGAGCAATTTCAATTGTGCGCTTACAAACGTTTGTTAGATATTTATAGCTCTAACTCTAAAACAGTTGATGCTTTAATGAAACTTGAATTGCCTAGCGGTGTTGAAGTAGAAATTAAAGTTTAATGATATTTAGTACGTCATAAAAAAACCTCCCCGAGTAATCGTGGGAGGTTTTTTTATATTTAAGCGGCATTAACCTTTGTTTTTTAGTTCATCAAGCTTATTGCGCTCATCTTGTAATTCTCTGGCAAGCTTCTTTTCCTTCTCGTTGGCTTTTACTTTATACTTCTGATATTCCTCAGAAATCTCCTCATATAGCCCACTTCGATATTTTGCTTCCTGAATAAATTTGACCGAACGGACAATTACTATTGCCAGTGCGAGGGCAAGTATGATGATCAACGACCATACTATGGTGCTGTAGGTACTTTTGCTAAAGGAGATGCCCAAAAAATTAATTTCATCTAATTTTGCATTAGCACTTGCCAGCGTATTGTCTTTACCGGCCAATTGCGCTCTGAGCGTATCTATTGTTTGCTTGTGTTCAGACAGTAAGCTTTTAGATTGGGAGAGTTGTTTGCGTTCTGTTCTAAGGGTATCGCTCAGGCTTTTCCAAAAGCTGGAAAGCCTTGCGGGGTTAACGAGTTTATATCCATTAAGTGTTTTGGATTTTGAAAGTACAGACTGGTATTGTCCGTTTAAACTAAGATCTT
The nucleotide sequence above comes from Pedobacter sp. MC2016-14. Encoded proteins:
- a CDS encoding arsenate reductase → MILYGIPNCNTVKKAQTWLKEKGLQYEFHDFKKKGISEEKLREWCLAFGWEKVLNKNGTTWKKLSDEEKGSVADEGSAIAVLLKNTSAIKRPVLEQEGKAVLIGFDEAAYAAKFS
- a CDS encoding M1 family metallopeptidase, with translation MNKKMFTLLLNLLVCGLSFNSWAQQPAVTGSYDSQAAFGPIFYPQAGNEFRSASGYPGPKYWQNKADYNIVANLDEATNTVNGTVTITYKNNSPDKLPYLWLQLDQNLFAEKSRGSEMIAAGSRYGARGEKVSGGYKISGLTVTEKAKPVKFTSLIEDTRMQIRLEEPLAAAGDVVTIKMDFSFVIPINGSDRMGHLKTKNGEVFTIAQWFPRMCVYDDILGWNTLPYWGAGEFYCEYGDVDFAITAPASHIVMGSGELTNPQEVFTAEQLKRWQAAKVSDQKVAIRSEAEVTDAKSRPAKDKLTWKFKMNNTRDVAWASSKAFVLDAARINLPSGKKAMAVSAQPVESNGNDSYGRGVEYVKASIEHYSNKWFEYPYPMAVNIACNISGMEYPGIVFCGWRSKNADAWGVVDHEFGHSWFPMIVGSNERKYGWMDEGFNTFINGLSTAAFNNGEYKEGRPDMHQVAKYLSNPSLENIMLMPDGMRESNIGTNLYSKPSWGLEILRNQIIGADRFDYAFKNYIKNWAFKHPGPYDFFHAMENGAGEDLAWFWRGWFLENWSMDQGIVSVKEVQKNGVSDGCNIVIANLGKLPMPIILGITTKSGKKEIVKVSVDIWMRNSNWTVHYPGSEEVVAVVIDPEKVLPDANEGNNTWNK
- a CDS encoding VF530 family DNA-binding protein — its product is MEGKEQVNNPLHGKTLEFILKQLVWHYGWEELGQLIKIACFNNNPTMNSSLRFLRKTDWARKKVEKLYLNTFH
- the rpsL gene encoding 30S ribosomal protein S12 → MPTIQQLVRKGRVALEFKSKSPALDSCPQRRGVCTRVYTTTPKKPNSAMRKVARVRLTNGKEVNAYIPGEGHNLQEHSIVLIRGGRVKDLPGVRYHIIRGALDTSGVAGRNQRRSKYGTKRPKPGQVAAAPTKGKKK
- the rpsG gene encoding 30S ribosomal protein S7 yields the protein MMRKSKPKKRIILPDPKFNDVQVTRFVNNMMYDGKKSIAYSIFYDAVELAEKKTSENGLEVFKRALTNIMPAVEVKSRRVGGANFQVPTEVRPDRKIALGMKWLISYARKRGEKTMKEKLAGEIVSAAKGEGAAVKKKEDTHKMAEANKAFSHFRF
- the fusA gene encoding elongation factor G; protein product: MSRDLRFTRNIGIAAHIDAGKTTTTERILYYAGVSHKIGEVHEGAATMDWMAQEQERGITITSAATTVGWKYRGQSYHINIIDTPGHVDFTVEVNRSLRVLDGLVFLFSAVDGVEPQSETNWRLANNYNVARIGFVNKMDRSGADFLKVVGQVKSMLGSNAVPLQLPIGAEDNFKGVVDLINNRGIVWNEHDKGMTFTEVPIPEDMIDEVAEWREKLLESVADYDESLMEKFFEDPNSITEREILDALRKAVLDATIVPMVCGSSFKNKGVQTMLDYVMELLPSPMDSEGIVGTNPETGEEILRKPDEKEPFAALAFKIATDPFVGRLCFIRVYSGNLEAGSYIYNARSENKERISRIFQMHANKQNPIPNVGAGDIAAVVGFKDIKTGDTLCEEKNPIVLESMVFPEPVIGLAIEPKTQADVDKLGMGLSKLAEEDPTFRVQTDEETGQTVISGMGELHLDILIDRLKREFKVEVNQGAPQVAYKEAINGTIQHRETYKKQSGGRGKFADIQVIISPIDADFEKGGLQFVNEITGGSIPREFIPSVEKGFAASMANGVLAGYPLPDMKVRLIDGSFHAVDSDALSFELAAKMAYREALPKCNPVLMEPIMKIEILTPEENMGDVIGDMNRRRGQLLGMDTRNGSQVIKATVPLSEMFGYVTQLRTITSGRATSTMEFDHYDPAPKNVQDEVIAKSKGRIKSID
- the rpsJ gene encoding 30S ribosomal protein S10; amino-acid sequence: MSQRIRIKLKSYDYNLVDKSAEKIVKTVKPTGAVVSGPIPLPTEKKIFTVLRSPHVNKKAREQFQLCAYKRLLDIYSSNSKTVDALMKLELPSGVEVEIKV
- a CDS encoding protein bicaudal D homolog, coding for MNRTIRSIISISLLTTGVATAQVKDTLRNPTMDIPVALTTKEDLSLNGQYQSVLSKSKTLNGYKLVNPARLSSFWKSLSDTLRTERKQLSQSKSLLSEHKQTIDTLRAQLAGKDNTLASANAKLDEINFLGISFSKSTYSTIVWSLIIILALALAIVIVRSVKFIQEAKYRSGLYEEISEEYQKYKVKANEKEKKLARELQDERNKLDELKNKG